Proteins encoded by one window of Agrobacterium vitis:
- a CDS encoding acyl-CoA dehydrogenase translates to MSFVWDDPFLLEDQLSDEERMIRDAAAAFAKAELSPRVEDMYLNETTERGLFPLMGKAGLLGVTLPEKYGAAGANYVSYGLVAREVERVDSGFRSMMSVQSSLVIHPIFAYGSEEQKDKYLPGLVSGELIGCFGLTEPDAGSDPGGMKTRAEKIEGGYRLRGSKMWISNAPIADVFVVWAKSEAHDGAIRGFVLEKGMKGLSAPKIGGKLSLRASITGEIVMDGVEVGEDALLPGVSGLKGPFGCLNRARYGISWGVMGAAEDCWVRSRQYGLDRHQFGKPLAGMQLYQKKLADMQTEIALGLQASLRVGRLMDEHKHAPEMISLIKRNNCGKALDIARMARDMHGGNGIQIEYHVMRHSQNLETVNTYEGTHDVHALILGRAQTGIQAFF, encoded by the coding sequence ATGAGCTTTGTGTGGGACGATCCCTTTCTGCTGGAAGACCAGTTGAGCGACGAAGAGCGGATGATCCGCGATGCGGCGGCGGCCTTTGCCAAGGCTGAACTGAGCCCCCGCGTCGAGGATATGTATCTCAACGAAACGACGGAACGTGGACTGTTTCCGCTGATGGGCAAGGCGGGCTTGCTGGGTGTGACCCTGCCGGAAAAATATGGCGCGGCGGGCGCCAATTACGTCAGCTACGGCCTGGTGGCGCGCGAAGTGGAGCGGGTGGATTCCGGTTTCCGGTCGATGATGAGTGTGCAATCCTCGCTGGTGATCCATCCGATCTTTGCCTATGGCTCGGAAGAACAGAAAGACAAATATCTGCCGGGTCTGGTGTCCGGTGAATTGATCGGCTGCTTTGGCCTGACCGAACCTGATGCGGGCTCCGATCCGGGCGGCATGAAAACCAGAGCCGAAAAGATTGAGGGCGGTTACCGCCTGCGCGGCTCGAAAATGTGGATTTCCAACGCGCCGATCGCCGATGTGTTCGTGGTCTGGGCCAAATCCGAGGCGCATGATGGCGCCATTCGCGGCTTTGTGCTGGAAAAGGGGATGAAGGGGCTGTCCGCCCCGAAGATCGGCGGCAAGCTATCGCTGCGCGCGTCGATTACCGGCGAAATCGTCATGGACGGTGTTGAGGTCGGTGAGGATGCCTTGCTGCCTGGCGTCAGTGGGTTGAAAGGGCCGTTCGGCTGCCTGAACCGGGCGCGCTATGGTATTTCCTGGGGCGTCATGGGGGCTGCCGAAGATTGCTGGGTGCGCTCGCGCCAATATGGTCTCGACCGCCATCAGTTCGGCAAGCCGCTGGCCGGGATGCAGCTCTATCAGAAGAAGCTCGCCGATATGCAGACCGAAATCGCGCTGGGCTTGCAGGCATCCTTGCGGGTCGGTCGGTTGATGGACGAGCATAAGCATGCGCCGGAAATGATTTCCCTTATCAAGCGCAACAATTGCGGCAAGGCGCTGGACATTGCCCGCATGGCCCGCGACATGCACGGCGGCAATGGTATCCAGATCGAATATCATGTGATGCGGCATTCGCAGAACCTGGAAACGGTCAATACCTATGAAGGCACCCATGATGTGCATGCGCTGATCCTGGGCCGCGCCCAGACCGGCATCCAGGCATTTTTCTGA
- a CDS encoding pentapeptide repeat-containing protein, translating to MQFALFQDVKNTARLASCLFSLVVISMLGTSVAQAADCRSGPASKVDWSECRKRQLMLGGSDLRGANLYDADLSFTDLSNSSLQAADLEKATLIRASFAGANADGAKFDRIESYRAEMSAMSGVDASFVSAEMQRVNLAGANLAGADFTKAELSRVNFEKAILMGAKFTLANLSRASFNLARLDGGVDFEDAFLFRTRIEGVDLSTAKGLKQDQVNLACGDAKTKLPAGLTNPSDWPCPAD from the coding sequence ATGCAATTCGCTTTGTTCCAGGATGTCAAAAACACTGCCAGGCTTGCGTCTTGCCTGTTCTCTCTCGTTGTCATCTCCATGCTCGGCACGAGTGTTGCCCAGGCAGCCGATTGCCGAAGCGGCCCTGCCAGCAAGGTGGATTGGTCAGAATGCCGCAAACGGCAGTTGATGCTGGGCGGTAGCGACCTTCGCGGTGCCAATCTTTATGATGCGGACTTGAGTTTTACCGATTTGAGCAATTCCAGTTTGCAGGCCGCCGATCTGGAAAAGGCGACATTGATCCGCGCCTCTTTCGCTGGCGCCAATGCTGACGGTGCGAAGTTCGACCGTATCGAATCCTATCGCGCCGAGATGTCGGCAATGTCTGGAGTGGACGCCAGTTTTGTCTCAGCGGAAATGCAGCGCGTCAATTTGGCTGGCGCCAATCTGGCCGGTGCTGATTTTACCAAGGCAGAGTTGAGCCGGGTGAATTTTGAAAAGGCCATCCTGATGGGAGCCAAATTCACATTGGCAAACCTGTCCCGCGCCAGTTTCAATTTGGCGCGGCTGGATGGTGGCGTCGATTTTGAAGACGCATTCCTGTTTCGAACCCGCATTGAGGGGGTGGACCTATCGACAGCCAAGGGGCTGAAACAGGACCAGGTCAACCTTGCCTGTGGCGATGCCAAGACCAAGCTTCCCGCAGGCCTGACCAACCCATCAGATTGGCCCTGTCCTGCGGATTAA
- a CDS encoding LysR family transcriptional regulator, which produces MKLIQRRLLPSTSALVTMDSVAKLGSFSAAASELNLTQGAISRQIQTLEEQLGTQLFLRNGRGVVPTPRGENFHRAIQAALSLIQDASLEAMTGSQGNALNIAILPTFGTRWLLPRISSFVAAHPHINLNFATRIGIFDFDAEQLDAAIHIGKPNWPRATCTFLMDETVAPVCSPAFLASHRIKSDSDLADLPLIQMKSRPLAWDHWFDSLGITATPRAAMSFEQFMNVAQACIAGLGIALMPLFLIGPELESGQLVLASQHRVNSQSNYYLVSPDNRPASKPLAAFTQWLLHEVKAFTDAEPA; this is translated from the coding sequence ATGAAGCTCATTCAACGCCGCCTGCTGCCGTCCACCAGCGCCCTGGTCACAATGGATTCCGTGGCGAAGCTGGGCAGTTTTTCCGCTGCCGCCAGTGAATTGAACCTGACGCAGGGCGCGATCAGCCGGCAGATCCAGACGCTTGAAGAGCAATTGGGGACGCAACTTTTCCTGCGCAACGGTCGCGGCGTGGTCCCGACGCCGCGTGGCGAAAATTTTCACCGCGCCATCCAGGCAGCACTTTCTCTGATTCAGGACGCCTCTCTGGAAGCCATGACTGGTTCGCAAGGCAATGCGCTGAATATCGCCATCCTGCCGACCTTTGGAACACGTTGGCTTTTGCCGCGCATTTCAAGCTTTGTCGCCGCCCACCCGCATATCAACCTGAATTTCGCCACCCGCATCGGCATATTTGATTTCGATGCCGAACAATTGGATGCTGCCATCCATATCGGCAAGCCGAACTGGCCGCGTGCCACCTGCACCTTCCTGATGGACGAGACGGTTGCCCCGGTGTGCAGCCCGGCCTTTCTAGCCAGCCACCGCATCAAATCGGACAGCGATCTGGCCGACCTACCGCTGATCCAGATGAAGTCGAGACCGCTGGCCTGGGACCATTGGTTTGACAGCCTCGGCATCACCGCCACACCGCGCGCCGCCATGAGTTTCGAGCAGTTCATGAATGTGGCCCAGGCCTGCATTGCCGGACTTGGTATCGCGCTGATGCCGCTGTTTTTGATCGGGCCAGAGTTGGAAAGCGGCCAGCTTGTCCTGGCATCGCAGCACCGCGTCAACAGCCAGAGCAATTATTATCTCGTGTCCCCGGATAATCGTCCCGCATCAAAACCACTGGCGGCATTTACGCAATGGCTTCTGCACGAGGTAAAGGCCTTCACGGACGCAGAACCCGCTTAA
- a CDS encoding DUF922 domain-containing Zn-dependent protease yields the protein MAIGVIAWLFLNVANPTFADWQAVEQIATYPVSGQSGPLLYQSIGEKGPVIGTDKRMHVIAHTTFKLTWTRKYRPHGSACVLETAIPKLTIIYTLPRPSQSLTSPVKENWTKFIAGIETHERVHGQNIKDMVKAIEAASIGLTVPDDPDCKKIRTDLTKRLGEISDRKRERDRIFEQSEMAPGGPIQQLILGLVNGG from the coding sequence ATGGCTATTGGCGTCATTGCTTGGCTGTTTTTAAATGTCGCAAATCCAACATTTGCAGACTGGCAAGCGGTCGAGCAGATTGCGACTTACCCCGTTTCTGGGCAGAGCGGGCCGCTACTCTATCAATCCATCGGGGAAAAAGGCCCGGTTATCGGTACTGACAAACGGATGCATGTCATTGCTCATACCACATTCAAGCTGACATGGACACGCAAATATAGGCCGCATGGCAGCGCTTGCGTGCTGGAGACGGCCATACCTAAATTGACCATTATCTATACGCTGCCCCGTCCATCCCAGTCGCTGACAAGTCCGGTTAAGGAAAACTGGACGAAATTTATCGCCGGGATTGAGACACACGAGCGTGTCCACGGTCAAAACATCAAGGACATGGTCAAGGCGATCGAGGCGGCAAGCATCGGTCTGACCGTGCCGGATGATCCCGACTGCAAGAAGATCCGCACGGACCTGACAAAGCGCCTGGGAGAAATTTCCGACCGGAAGCGTGAGCGTGACAGGATATTCGAGCAATCTGAAATGGCGCCGGGCGGACCCATTCAGCAGCTCATCCTGGGGCTGGTCAATGGCGGGTGA